One Solanum pennellii chromosome 9, SPENNV200 DNA segment encodes these proteins:
- the LOC107029763 gene encoding phosphatidylinositol/phosphatidylcholine transfer protein SFH4, giving the protein MGKKEQINDEKHKNTEKVQSVLQLLKKQAPLSVKQEKLCNSDCVERFLKVKGENVKKAAKHLRNCLNWRDSLGIDHLIADEFSAELAEGVAYVSGHDDESRPVLIFRIKQDYQKFHSQKLFTRLLVFTLEVAIQTMAKSVEQFVILFDASFFRSASAFMNILLASLKNIADYYPGRLHKAFVIDPPSLFSYLWKGVKTFVDLAPLTMVVSSLDFEESLEFNDFTAYPRAASLRFNPSSVSSNGKIGSCSSSRFSFTVSHHFDSVKPWYLSLTDTSSAKVGPTTNMGPAISPLNARSHSFASPIDRTPRGSNNMGPMKKGFFPSTPLPQKSKDMVDHSEIHHPRAHRPSFFQSPAMFFKRDGGKGQTISRVDKCRESFQPFLKFYRRPYDEMIYRSKMRPPLGGLISIVSPHIRRRHMSASQRF; this is encoded by the exons ATGGGAAAAAAAGAGCAAATCAACGACGAAAAACACAAAAACACAGAAAAAGTTCAATCCGTTCTTCAACTTCTCAAAAAACAAGCTCCTCTTTCTGTTAAACAG GAGAAGTTGTGTAACAGCGATTGCGTAGAGAGATTTTTGAAAGTGAAAGGTGAAAATGTGAAGAAAGCAGCTAAGCATTTGAGGAATTGTCTTAACTGGAGAGATTCTTTAGGAAttg ATCATCTTATTGCTGATGAATTTTCTGCTGAGTTAGCTGAAGGGGTAGCTTATGTTTCTGGTCATGATGATGAATCTAGACCTGTTCTg ATTTTCCGGATCAAGCAAGATTACCAGAAATTTCACTCACAGAAATT gtttaCTCGTTTGTTGGTGTTTACATTGGAGGTGGCAATTCAAACCATGGCCAAAAGTGTTGAACAATTTGTTATACTATTTGATGCCA GCTTTTTCAGGTCTGCTTCAGCATTTATGAATATCTTATTGGCTTCACTGAAAAATATTGCTGATTATTATCCTGGAAGACTTCACAAAGCTTTTGTTATTGATCCTCCTTCACTTTTCTCTTATCTTTGGAAG GGTGTGAAGACATTTGTTGATCTAGCACCATTGACCATGGTGGTATCATCACTTGACTTTGAAGAGTCTTTAGAGTTCAATGACTTCACTGCATATCCAAGAGCTGCATCACTTAGATTTAATCCTTCTTCAGTATCTTCAAATGGCAAAATTGGATCATGTTCTTCATCAAGATTCTCATTTACTGTCTCACATCATTTTGACTCTGTGAAGCCATGGTACTTGTCTTTAACTGACACCTCATCAGCTAAGGTGGGACCCACTACCAACATGGGCCCAGCCATCTCACCACTCAATGCTAGGTCCCACTCATTTGCATCACCCATTGACAGGACGCCACGTGGCAGCAACAACATGGGCCCCATGAAAAAAGGATTTTTCCCATCTACACCTTTGCCACAAAAGAGTAAAGATATGGTTGATCATTCAGAAATTCATCATCCTAGGGCTCATAGGCCATCTTTTTTTCAATCTCCAGCTATGTTCTTCAAGAGAGATGGTGGAAAGGGTCAGACTATTAGTCGCGTCGACAAGTGTCGCGAATCGTTTCAACCATTCTTGAAATTCTATCGAAGGCCGTACGATGAGATGATTTATAGGTCAAAGATGAGGCCACCTCTGGGCGGATTAATCTCAATCGTCTCACCACATATCAGGCGTCGACACATGTCTGCTTCTCAAAGGTTTTGA